A DNA window from Mucilaginibacter xinganensis contains the following coding sequences:
- a CDS encoding DUF1572 family protein translates to MESGGNNYLSSVKKQFHYYHNLADRAIEKLSDEQIHWQYNTESNSIAIIMKHVAGNSISRWTDFLTTDGEKQSRNRDMEFEDNLTSKEKLLALWQKGWQCIYNSIDELTSEDLMHTIYIRGEAHTVIEAINRQLAHLPYHVGQMVYIAKMISAENWTSLTIPKGESNAFNAKISKKQP, encoded by the coding sequence ATGGAAAGCGGAGGTAATAATTACTTATCAAGTGTTAAAAAACAGTTTCATTATTATCACAATTTGGCTGACCGCGCTATTGAAAAGCTATCCGACGAACAAATACACTGGCAATACAACACAGAATCGAATAGTATCGCTATTATAATGAAACATGTCGCGGGCAACTCTATCTCGCGGTGGACTGATTTTTTAACCACCGACGGTGAAAAACAATCGCGCAATCGTGATATGGAATTTGAAGATAACCTTACCTCAAAAGAGAAACTGTTGGCTTTATGGCAAAAAGGATGGCAATGTATATATAATAGTATAGACGAACTTACCAGCGAGGATCTTATGCATACTATATATATACGGGGGGAAGCGCATACCGTAATTGAAGCTATCAATCGCCAGCTGGCACACCTCCCCTACCATGTAGGACAGATGGTATATATCGCTAAAATGATTTCCGCAGAAAATTGGACTTCGCTTACTATCCCGAAAGGAGAATCAAATGCATTTAACGCAAAAATCAGTAAAAAGCAACCCTAG
- a CDS encoding outer membrane protein assembly factor BamD: MFKKQLTLLAGVFAVLMIILGSCKSKYEKLKASNDNAKKYSEAIKLYNKREYTKALGLFDDLTVRYRGHEGAEDLFYYNAYANYKLKDYTAAGYHFKSFADTYPSSPRAEECRFMYAYCLYLDSPIFSLDQANTSKAIDGLQLFINLYPKSDRVAEASKLIQTLRDKLETKSYSNAKLYLTIGDYQAAVIAFNNTLRDYPDTKFAEELEYLTIEAQYQYAKHSSEFYQEDRFGLTMTYADQFAEKYPKSKFVPDANRYKKYSQDGIANTKRVLAEAQNNEKLFRKISKKDSVKTQPPSEKGNDDKKIPN; the protein is encoded by the coding sequence ATGTTTAAAAAACAACTAACGTTATTAGCCGGTGTATTTGCTGTATTAATGATTATACTGGGCAGTTGTAAAAGTAAATATGAAAAACTGAAGGCCAGTAACGATAATGCCAAAAAATACTCGGAAGCTATTAAATTATATAATAAAAGAGAGTACACTAAAGCGTTAGGTTTATTTGATGACCTAACGGTACGTTACCGCGGTCATGAAGGTGCCGAGGACCTGTTTTATTATAATGCTTATGCAAATTATAAACTAAAAGACTATACCGCAGCAGGCTATCACTTTAAATCATTTGCCGATACTTATCCTTCAAGCCCAAGGGCTGAGGAGTGCCGGTTTATGTACGCTTACTGTTTATACCTTGATTCACCGATATTTTCGCTTGACCAGGCAAATACCAGCAAAGCTATTGATGGTTTACAGCTATTTATAAACCTGTACCCTAAAAGTGACCGTGTTGCTGAAGCCAGCAAACTGATACAGACCCTGCGCGATAAACTTGAAACGAAATCATATTCAAACGCCAAGCTTTATTTAACCATTGGTGATTACCAGGCTGCAGTTATTGCTTTTAACAACACCTTACGTGATTACCCTGATACGAAATTTGCTGAAGAGCTTGAATATTTAACCATTGAAGCACAATACCAGTATGCAAAGCACAGCAGCGAGTTTTACCAGGAAGACCGTTTTGGACTAACGATGACCTACGCAGACCAGTTTGCTGAGAAATATCCAAAAAGCAAGTTTGTACCTGACGCAAACAGGTATAAAAAATACAGCCAGGACGGCATAGCTAATACCAAAAGGGTACTTGCTGAAGCGCAAAACAACGAGAAGTTGTTTAGAAAAATCTCCAAAAAAGATTCTGTAAAAACGCAGCCCCCTTCTGAAAAAGGAAACGACGATAAAAAGATCCCAAATTAA